The following coding sequences are from one Leptospira mayottensis 200901116 window:
- a CDS encoding efflux RND transporter periplasmic adaptor subunit: protein MFDPMKLGSYSYYRIFQKCAWIVILLFLFTDCKKSEKKEEVLPLEDRIKLAKIDLSESSSGLKVLGSVSFFKKAEVTSKILGRIQQYFKEEGDSVLTGDVLAKMETLNLEIQLSKDQSSVEVQTRQRDLASAKLLIAKQRVDRELANIEKAEADVRDSKEIRNNLLRSAENKKKLNEAGAVSETELKSVETSLNSAEISLFKAEKNLASLRMGYRPEDLNKANIQIPKTKTGLKDAYIKLNTMIESAELDMAEANLKSTLKNMESTQLLLKESNIKSPLSGMVASRIKEQGEAVKEGEALYIIVDTSKVILKFNVGESELWKLKKDQKANFIVDAYPGQNFEGRVYIISPIVDPQSRTVEVKVLAQNEKKLLKPGMFTRGYILQEDARKKTFLIPLKALIKNKEGKNGTVFVANEENRLFGVEVEIVKEEGDFAEVLGNLELGRYIAVSDLNELKEGQKVKVPKEQTSHSIEEKSH from the coding sequence GTAAAAAAAGCGAGAAAAAGGAAGAAGTATTACCTCTTGAGGATCGGATCAAACTTGCCAAGATTGATTTGAGCGAATCAAGTTCCGGCCTTAAAGTTTTGGGTTCCGTTTCTTTTTTCAAGAAGGCGGAGGTTACTTCCAAAATTTTGGGGAGAATTCAACAATATTTCAAAGAAGAAGGGGATTCAGTTCTTACCGGAGATGTTCTTGCAAAAATGGAAACTTTGAATTTAGAAATTCAATTATCTAAGGATCAATCCAGTGTGGAAGTTCAAACCCGTCAAAGGGACCTGGCGTCCGCCAAACTACTCATCGCCAAACAAAGGGTGGATCGGGAATTGGCGAATATCGAAAAGGCAGAGGCAGACGTGAGGGACTCGAAAGAAATTCGGAATAATCTTTTGCGCAGCGCAGAAAACAAAAAAAAGCTAAACGAAGCCGGAGCTGTTTCTGAAACGGAATTGAAATCCGTGGAAACATCTTTGAACTCTGCCGAAATTTCACTTTTCAAAGCCGAAAAAAATCTCGCCAGTCTTAGAATGGGTTATAGACCGGAAGATTTAAATAAAGCGAATATTCAGATTCCGAAAACTAAGACAGGATTAAAGGATGCTTATATAAAATTAAATACTATGATTGAGAGCGCCGAATTGGACATGGCCGAGGCAAACCTTAAATCGACGCTTAAAAATATGGAATCCACACAACTTTTATTAAAGGAATCGAATATTAAAAGTCCATTATCAGGAATGGTTGCTTCCAGAATTAAGGAACAGGGAGAAGCGGTCAAGGAAGGGGAGGCTTTGTATATCATTGTCGACACTTCTAAAGTGATCTTGAAGTTTAACGTCGGTGAATCGGAACTGTGGAAACTGAAAAAGGATCAGAAAGCGAATTTTATCGTTGATGCTTATCCGGGGCAAAACTTTGAAGGAAGAGTTTATATCATCAGCCCAATCGTCGATCCGCAGAGTAGGACGGTGGAAGTAAAGGTTCTCGCTCAAAATGAAAAAAAACTTTTAAAGCCGGGTATGTTTACACGTGGTTACATCCTTCAAGAGGACGCTCGAAAAAAAACCTTTTTAATTCCGCTCAAAGCTCTCATTAAGAATAAGGAAGGCAAGAATGGAACCGTCTTTGTTGCAAACGAGGAAAATCGGTTGTTTGGCGTGGAAGTGGAAATCGTTAAAGAGGAAGGCGATTTTGCGGAAGTATTAGGAAATCTTGAATTAGGGCGATATATTGCGGTTTCCGATTTGAATGAACTCAAGGAAGGTCAAAAAGTCAAAGTTCCAAAGGAACAAACTTCCCATTCGATCGAAGAGAAATCTCATTGA